A genomic region of Azoarcus sp. KH32C contains the following coding sequences:
- a CDS encoding transglycosylase SLT domain-containing protein has product MRLPSASRSAEGISASQYQALELRDPTPRVLTLDLTREANDIWDRIRRGFGMTDLDTDLVAEQQAFYLNRPGFLKKVFERGGRYLYYIVAELERRGLPTELALLPMVESSYNPMAYSRAKASGLWQFIPSTGRNYNLVQDKWVDERRDVVASTNAALDYLQTIYEMHGDWHLALASYNWGEGAVARAVQRNQNEGLPTDYTSLRMPEETRNYVPKLQALKNIVARPELFHFELPYVPNTQHFVRIETPGGIDLATAAKYAEMPLDEFMALNPSHNRPAIAQAERLVIPVDRAERFQLRLAEHEASGKKWRTHELQRGETLASVARNAGLSLGELQQINGLDARSRVSAGYTLLVPEGVEAAGALAAARLIPRAMATDRSTLPPPAPEKPAKGGAKGASTKKPGKAETSKHSTAHAANGKAASTAKSGSHAAAAPKAAKGGKQSPQPQKKTKH; this is encoded by the coding sequence TTGCGGCTACCGTCCGCCTCCCGTAGCGCCGAAGGCATCTCCGCCTCCCAGTACCAAGCGCTGGAACTGCGCGATCCGACGCCCCGCGTCCTCACCCTGGACCTCACCCGCGAAGCGAACGACATCTGGGACCGCATCCGGCGAGGCTTCGGTATGACCGACCTCGATACCGACCTGGTCGCCGAGCAGCAAGCCTTCTACCTGAACCGTCCGGGCTTCCTCAAGAAGGTGTTCGAACGGGGCGGCCGCTATCTCTACTACATCGTTGCCGAACTCGAACGGCGCGGCCTTCCCACCGAACTGGCGCTGCTACCGATGGTGGAAAGCAGTTACAACCCGATGGCCTACTCGCGCGCGAAGGCGTCGGGGCTGTGGCAGTTCATCCCGTCTACGGGGCGCAACTACAACCTCGTGCAGGACAAGTGGGTCGACGAGCGGCGCGACGTGGTCGCCTCGACCAATGCGGCGCTCGATTACCTGCAGACCATCTACGAAATGCACGGCGACTGGCATCTCGCGCTGGCCTCGTACAACTGGGGCGAAGGCGCCGTGGCGCGGGCCGTGCAGCGCAACCAGAACGAAGGTCTGCCGACGGACTACACCAGCCTGCGAATGCCCGAAGAAACGCGCAACTACGTGCCCAAGCTGCAGGCCCTCAAGAACATCGTTGCGCGCCCGGAGCTGTTCCACTTCGAGCTGCCCTACGTCCCGAATACCCAGCATTTCGTGCGCATCGAAACCCCGGGAGGGATCGATCTGGCGACCGCGGCCAAGTACGCGGAGATGCCGCTCGACGAATTCATGGCGCTCAACCCGAGCCACAATCGCCCGGCGATCGCCCAGGCCGAGCGTCTCGTGATTCCGGTCGATCGTGCAGAAAGATTCCAGTTGCGCCTCGCCGAACACGAAGCTTCAGGCAAGAAGTGGCGTACGCACGAACTGCAGCGCGGCGAAACGTTGGCGTCCGTCGCGCGAAATGCTGGGCTTTCTCTGGGTGAGCTGCAGCAAATCAATGGCCTCGATGCCCGGAGCCGCGTCAGCGCCGGCTATACGCTCCTCGTCCCGGAGGGCGTCGAGGCTGCTGGAGCCCTCGCCGCAGCACGCCTCATCCCGCGAGCGATGGCAACCGATCGCAGCACCCTTCCCCCGCCGGCACCGGAGAAACCCGCGAAGGGCGGGGCCAAGGGCGCGAGTACCAAGAAACCCGGCAAGGCCGAGACTTCGAAGCACTCGACAGCTCACGCCGCAAACGGCAAGGCCGCGTCCACTGCGAAAAGCGGGTCTCATGCCGCCGCCGCGCCGAAGGCCGCGAAGGGCGGTAAGCAGTCACCCCAGCCGCAAAAGAAGACCAAGCATTAA
- a CDS encoding diguanylate cyclase domain-containing protein → MKALIIEDTVTSATLVCHSLGRMGLETVHARDGLAGIESFKRERPDLVLLDIVMPGMDGFEVAQRIRQLEKDGEWTPIIFLSARTSDEDLERGIAVGGDDYLAKPVSEAVLKAKVRAMQRIAQMRYSLLVLTRKLDEANRELTRISSFDGLTGIANRRTFDSTLLREWRRSARVGSPLSLLVIDVDCFKQFNDAYGHQVGDECLKAVARSLSCSTRRPADLVARYGGEEFAAVLPDTDQEGAESVAEAMRRSIEELAITHRHSSAAPVVTISVGIATTTPDRADDGGFVSLLKCADQALYGAKRNGRNRWNATVCGDLVTPA, encoded by the coding sequence ATGAAGGCTCTGATCATCGAAGATACCGTCACGAGTGCCACCCTGGTCTGCCATTCGCTCGGCAGGATGGGGCTGGAGACCGTGCACGCGCGCGACGGACTGGCGGGGATCGAATCCTTCAAGCGGGAACGGCCTGATCTTGTACTGCTCGACATCGTAATGCCCGGCATGGACGGGTTCGAGGTCGCGCAGCGGATCCGTCAGCTCGAGAAGGATGGTGAATGGACACCCATCATCTTCCTTTCGGCCCGGACGAGTGACGAAGACCTCGAGCGCGGCATCGCCGTGGGCGGCGACGACTATCTGGCCAAGCCGGTTTCCGAGGCGGTACTGAAGGCCAAGGTCCGAGCCATGCAGCGGATTGCGCAGATGCGGTACTCGCTGCTGGTGCTGACCAGGAAGCTGGACGAGGCCAATCGCGAACTCACTCGCATCTCCTCGTTCGACGGACTGACGGGGATCGCGAACCGGCGCACTTTCGATTCGACGCTGCTGCGCGAATGGCGTCGCAGCGCACGTGTCGGTTCGCCGCTGTCGCTGCTCGTCATCGATGTCGATTGTTTCAAGCAGTTTAACGACGCATACGGACATCAGGTCGGCGACGAGTGCCTGAAGGCAGTCGCGCGCTCGCTGTCCTGCAGCACCCGGCGCCCGGCCGATCTCGTTGCCCGCTATGGCGGCGAGGAATTCGCCGCGGTCCTTCCCGATACCGATCAGGAGGGCGCTGAAAGCGTCGCGGAGGCGATGCGCAGGAGTATCGAGGAACTCGCAATCACGCATCGCCATTCTTCCGCGGCGCCCGTCGTCACGATCAGTGTCGGCATCGCGACGACGACGCCTGATCGCGCCGACGACGGTGGTTTCGTGAGCCTGCTCAAGTGCGCTGACCAAGCGCTTTACGGTGCGAAGCGCAATGGCCGCAACCGGTGGAATGCCACCGTCTGCGGCGACCTCGTGACGCCGGCCTAG
- the gloB gene encoding hydroxyacylglutathione hydrolase, with protein sequence MVMKNQHPKIRSCDIIPLPAFRDNYIWLLRRDGAAAVVDPGDADVVDAALRQHGLRLDAILITHHHADHIGGVAELVQRHAPAVYGPADGNIPFVTHPVREGDQIALEALDIRFDVLEVPGHTATHIAYLAPWILFPGDTLFSGGCGRLLGGTASQLHESLQRLARLPGETRVYCAHEYTLANLDFARQSEPENAERERVRKECELLRAAGRPTLPTTIEREREINPFLRTHVDGVLRAVSAHAGTRPHNAGECFAALRAWKDVF encoded by the coding sequence ATGGTCATGAAAAATCAGCACCCCAAAATCCGCAGCTGCGACATTATCCCTCTTCCCGCATTCCGCGATAACTACATCTGGCTGCTGCGCCGCGATGGCGCCGCAGCGGTCGTCGATCCCGGCGATGCCGACGTCGTCGACGCTGCCCTGCGCCAGCATGGGCTGCGTCTCGACGCGATCCTGATCACCCACCATCATGCCGACCACATTGGGGGCGTTGCTGAGCTGGTGCAACGGCACGCTCCGGCCGTATACGGGCCCGCAGACGGGAATATTCCCTTTGTTACGCACCCTGTGCGCGAGGGCGACCAGATCGCCCTCGAAGCCCTCGACATCCGCTTCGATGTGCTCGAAGTTCCTGGGCACACCGCCACGCATATTGCCTATCTCGCACCGTGGATCCTGTTTCCGGGTGATACGCTGTTCAGCGGCGGCTGCGGGCGCCTGCTCGGCGGCACGGCCTCCCAACTCCATGAGTCGCTGCAACGACTTGCACGCCTTCCTGGAGAAACCCGTGTGTACTGCGCGCACGAATACACGCTCGCCAACCTCGATTTTGCCCGGCAGTCGGAGCCCGAGAATGCCGAACGCGAGCGCGTCCGGAAGGAATGCGAGCTTCTGCGCGCTGCCGGCCGCCCCACGCTGCCGACGACGATCGAACGCGAGCGCGAGATCAACCCCTTCCTGCGGACGCATGTCGACGGGGTCCTGCGGGCCGTTAGCGCGCATGCCGGCACCCGACCGCACAACGCCGGCGAATGCTTCGCTGCCCTTCGGGCATGGAAGGATGTGTTCTGA
- a CDS encoding class I SAM-dependent methyltransferase, translating to MTILSLSDWLECPQGQYLLQWEQAKFDLMVSDIFGYNAVQIGLPQHDFLRSNRIPFRLACAQSGRCGIIADPDALPFATASVDLVLLPHVLEFSQRPHHVLREVERVLVPEGSVIISGFNPFSLWGLRRLIARGRGHFPWCGQYLSVRRAKDWLALLGFETQGGSFGCYAPPFTHATSLEQWRFMDKAGDRWWPICGGAYILQGIKRVQGMRLITPNWRDSRATTKRLSPVAQRGREVHGIQKTE from the coding sequence ATGACCATCCTCAGTCTTTCTGACTGGCTTGAATGCCCGCAGGGACAATACCTGCTGCAGTGGGAGCAAGCCAAGTTCGATTTGATGGTATCCGACATCTTCGGCTACAACGCGGTCCAGATCGGCTTGCCGCAGCACGACTTTTTGCGCAGCAACCGGATCCCGTTCAGGTTGGCGTGCGCGCAGTCCGGTCGGTGCGGCATCATCGCGGACCCCGATGCGCTACCGTTCGCTACGGCGAGTGTCGATCTCGTGCTACTGCCCCACGTCCTCGAATTTTCGCAGAGGCCTCACCACGTGCTGCGCGAGGTCGAGCGGGTGCTGGTTCCCGAGGGCAGCGTCATCATCAGCGGATTCAATCCCTTCAGCCTTTGGGGACTGCGTCGGCTGATTGCACGCGGACGAGGGCATTTCCCGTGGTGCGGACAGTATCTGTCCGTCCGGCGCGCGAAGGATTGGCTGGCGCTGCTCGGATTCGAGACGCAGGGCGGTAGCTTCGGCTGCTACGCGCCACCGTTCACTCATGCGACCTCGCTCGAGCAGTGGCGGTTCATGGACAAAGCAGGGGATCGTTGGTGGCCGATCTGCGGCGGTGCCTACATCCTTCAAGGGATCAAGCGGGTGCAGGGCATGCGGCTGATCACCCCGAACTGGCGCGACAGTCGCGCCACGACCAAGCGGCTTTCGCCGGTTGCCCAGCGCGGCCGCGAAGTGCACGGTATACAAAAGACGGAATAG
- the rnhA gene encoding ribonuclease HI encodes MEEQEKVEIFTDGACSGNPGPGGWGAILRSGPHEKEIWGGEPQTTNNRMELLAVIRALELLKRPVAARVHTDSQYVQKGISEWIHGWKARGWKTAAREPVKNADLWRELDAAASRHKVSWIWVRGHAGHVENERADALARRGVEAVRARGAAVHG; translated from the coding sequence ATGGAAGAACAGGAAAAGGTAGAGATATTCACCGACGGTGCGTGCAGCGGCAATCCGGGCCCGGGCGGTTGGGGGGCAATCCTGCGCAGCGGACCGCACGAGAAGGAGATCTGGGGCGGCGAGCCGCAGACGACGAACAACCGCATGGAACTCCTTGCGGTGATCCGTGCGCTCGAACTGCTCAAGCGTCCGGTTGCAGCGCGCGTGCATACCGATAGCCAGTACGTGCAGAAAGGGATCTCCGAGTGGATCCACGGCTGGAAAGCCCGCGGCTGGAAGACGGCGGCACGCGAGCCGGTCAAGAATGCCGACCTCTGGCGTGAACTCGACGCCGCCGCGAGCCGCCACAAGGTGTCGTGGATCTGGGTACGAGGCCATGCAGGGCACGTCGAGAACGAGCGCGCGGATGCACTGGCGCGCCGAGGTGTCGAAGCGGTGCGCGCCCGTGGCGCGGCAGTCCATGGGTGA
- the dnaQ gene encoding DNA polymerase III subunit epsilon, translating into MRQIVLDTETTGLDWRNGDRVIEIGCVELLNRNLTGRHYHVYINPERGIDAEAIAVHGITEEFLADKPKFRDIVEEFIDFVRDSELVIHNASFDVGFLNHELSLLAKERLDTLCGGVIDTLKMAKEQNPGKKASLDALCDRYQIDNASRTLHGALLDAELLADVYLAMTRGQESLIMSLDDEPAGMGGLGDGGALVDRPPLIVLRPSDEELAEHERVLQDIAKATKGLCLWIPPAPPVEAPAG; encoded by the coding sequence GTGAGACAGATTGTTCTCGATACCGAAACCACCGGCCTCGATTGGCGCAACGGCGATCGCGTCATCGAAATCGGTTGCGTGGAACTGCTCAACCGTAACCTGACCGGGCGTCACTATCACGTCTACATCAACCCGGAGCGGGGCATCGACGCCGAGGCGATTGCCGTTCACGGGATCACCGAGGAGTTCCTTGCGGACAAGCCGAAATTCCGGGACATCGTCGAAGAGTTCATCGACTTCGTCCGCGATTCGGAGCTCGTGATCCACAACGCGAGCTTCGACGTCGGCTTCCTGAATCACGAACTTTCGCTGTTGGCGAAGGAGCGGCTCGATACGCTGTGCGGCGGCGTGATCGATACGCTCAAGATGGCGAAGGAGCAGAACCCGGGGAAGAAGGCCTCACTGGATGCCCTGTGCGATCGCTACCAGATCGATAACGCGTCGCGGACGCTGCACGGGGCGCTCCTCGATGCGGAGCTCCTGGCCGACGTCTATCTGGCGATGACGCGCGGTCAGGAGAGCCTGATCATGAGCCTGGACGACGAGCCGGCAGGGATGGGCGGGCTGGGGGATGGCGGCGCGCTCGTGGACCGTCCGCCGCTCATCGTGCTACGGCCGTCGGACGAAGAATTGGCCGAGCACGAGCGGGTGCTGCAGGACATCGCGAAGGCGACGAAGGGGCTTTGCCTGTGGATACCGCCCGCGCCGCCGGTCGAAGCGCCCGCCGGCTGA
- a CDS encoding fused MFS/spermidine synthase — translation MSTPIDISEDGGVRYLHFGSEWIQGAMRIRRPYALELAYTREMMAGLLLHDTDEWPRTALVIGLGAASLTRFIHRHCPRTHMQVVEIEPRVVAAARQFFKLPDEDERLAIHVGDGVRYVTETNRKFDLILVDGFDRNARAGGLDTAPFYAAARSCLSERGLMSVNLFGRSRGFRASVERIITAFEDRAIAFPSCDSGNVVALAVQGDRIELPLAELRDRAHKLKELTELDLRQTVTRLEQAGSLPGGRLIL, via the coding sequence ATGAGCACGCCGATCGATATCAGCGAAGACGGCGGCGTCCGTTATCTGCACTTCGGCTCGGAGTGGATTCAGGGCGCGATGCGCATCCGGCGCCCATACGCGCTGGAGCTCGCCTACACGCGCGAGATGATGGCGGGCCTGCTGCTGCACGATACCGACGAATGGCCCCGGACGGCCCTCGTGATCGGCCTCGGCGCCGCGTCGCTGACGCGCTTCATTCACCGCCACTGCCCGCGGACCCACATGCAGGTCGTCGAGATCGAACCGCGGGTGGTCGCCGCCGCACGGCAGTTCTTCAAGCTGCCGGACGAGGACGAACGGCTCGCGATCCACGTCGGAGACGGCGTCCGCTACGTCACGGAAACGAACCGGAAATTCGACCTGATCCTGGTCGATGGCTTCGATCGCAACGCACGCGCGGGCGGGCTCGATACGGCCCCGTTCTATGCGGCGGCGCGCTCCTGCCTGTCCGAGCGGGGTTTGATGTCCGTGAACCTCTTCGGCCGTTCGCGGGGCTTTCGCGCCAGCGTCGAACGCATCATCACGGCCTTCGAAGATCGCGCGATCGCCTTCCCGTCCTGCGACAGTGGAAACGTCGTGGCGCTCGCCGTGCAAGGCGACCGGATCGAACTCCCCCTCGCGGAACTGCGCGACCGCGCCCATAAACTCAAGGAACTGACGGAGCTCGATCTCAGGCAGACCGTCACGCGGTTGGAACAGGCCGGCAGCCTGCCGGGCGGCCGCCTGATCCTCTGA
- the mutS gene encoding DNA mismatch repair protein MutS produces the protein MKNDLTQSSWGGQPLESHTPMMQQYLRIKAQHPDQLLFYRMGDFYELFFDDAEKAARLLDITLTTRGQSAGQPIKMAGVPFHAVEQYLARLVKLGESVVIAEQVGEPGATKGPMERAVSRIVTPGTVTDAALLDDRTDSLLLAASLHRGMLGLAWLNLANGDLRVMECPSEQLQAQFERLRPAEVLVPDALALPLIETLSPVLRRLADWQFDAETGERLLTGHFGTRDLAGFGAEGLSVGLGAAAALFDYARTTQRQSLEHITGLRVEREAEYLRLDAATRRNLELTETLRGDPAPTLMSLLDGCVTSMGSRWLRHALHHPLRDRGYAAARHSAVGELIGAETDGDTRMLSQARTALRGVADVDRITARIALRSARPRDLAALRDSLARLPELHDALGQPQSAMLAELLGALAVPDDALHLMIQAVAAEPAAAVRDGGVIATGYDAELDELRGIQTNCGEFLLALETRERERTGITSLKVEFNKVHGFYIEVSHANAEKVPDDYRRRQTLKNAERYITPELKAFEDKALSAQERALAREKMLYEALLEQLATHIGTFQRIARALACLDGLAAFGDAASRYGYVRPEFSDQPGMEIIAGRHPVVERQVENFIPNDCRLSPTRRMLMITGPNMGGKSTFMRQVALIALLAHVGAFVPARSARIGPLDAIFTRIGASDDLASGRSTFMVEMTEASAILHGATEQSLVLMDEIGRGTSTFDGLALAFAIARHLLDKNRCQTLFSTHYFELTRLNGDYPECANVHLDAVEHAHRIVFLHALEEGPASQSYGIEVAALAGIPGAVIRDAKRRLRALENREVGAGPQPDLFAALPEPEDEKLSHPVLTALAGIDPDSLSPREALEHLYSLKRMAS, from the coding sequence ATGAAAAACGACCTGACCCAAAGCTCGTGGGGCGGCCAGCCGCTCGAAAGTCACACTCCGATGATGCAGCAGTATCTTCGGATCAAGGCGCAGCATCCCGATCAGCTGCTCTTCTACCGCATGGGCGACTTCTACGAATTGTTCTTCGACGATGCCGAGAAGGCTGCGCGCCTGCTCGACATCACGCTCACGACACGCGGGCAGTCCGCGGGACAACCGATCAAGATGGCCGGCGTGCCCTTCCACGCCGTGGAGCAATACCTCGCCCGGCTGGTGAAGCTGGGCGAATCCGTTGTCATCGCCGAACAGGTCGGCGAACCGGGTGCGACCAAGGGGCCGATGGAACGCGCGGTCAGCCGGATCGTCACCCCGGGTACCGTCACCGATGCAGCCCTGCTCGATGACCGGACGGATTCGCTGTTGCTCGCCGCAAGCCTGCATCGCGGGATGCTTGGCCTCGCATGGCTGAACCTTGCCAATGGCGACCTGCGCGTCATGGAATGTCCGTCGGAACAACTCCAGGCGCAATTCGAGCGCCTGCGTCCGGCGGAAGTGCTCGTTCCGGATGCGCTCGCCCTTCCCCTGATCGAGACGCTCTCGCCCGTGCTGCGTCGTTTGGCCGATTGGCAGTTCGACGCGGAGACCGGCGAACGCCTGCTGACCGGCCATTTCGGCACCCGCGATCTCGCCGGCTTCGGCGCGGAGGGCTTGTCCGTCGGCCTGGGGGCTGCGGCGGCCTTGTTCGACTATGCGCGCACCACGCAAAGGCAGAGCCTCGAGCACATCACCGGCTTGCGTGTCGAGCGCGAAGCCGAATACCTGCGCCTGGACGCCGCGACGCGCCGGAACCTTGAGCTGACCGAAACCTTGCGCGGAGACCCCGCCCCGACGCTGATGTCGCTTCTCGACGGCTGCGTCACCAGCATGGGATCGCGCTGGCTGCGCCATGCGCTTCACCACCCGCTGCGCGACCGCGGGTACGCGGCGGCCCGGCACTCGGCGGTCGGCGAACTGATCGGTGCAGAGACCGATGGCGACACGCGCATGCTGTCGCAAGCGCGTACGGCATTGCGTGGCGTGGCGGACGTCGACCGGATTACCGCGCGTATTGCACTGCGTAGTGCCCGCCCTCGCGACCTCGCCGCGCTGCGCGACAGCCTCGCAAGGCTCCCGGAGCTGCACGATGCGCTCGGACAACCGCAATCTGCCATGCTCGCCGAATTGCTCGGCGCCCTGGCAGTTCCCGACGACGCGCTCCACTTGATGATTCAGGCCGTCGCTGCCGAACCCGCCGCAGCGGTGCGCGACGGCGGCGTCATCGCCACCGGCTACGATGCAGAACTCGACGAACTGCGCGGCATCCAGACCAACTGCGGCGAATTCCTCCTCGCACTCGAAACGCGGGAGCGCGAGCGCACCGGCATCACGAGCCTGAAAGTCGAGTTCAACAAGGTGCACGGCTTCTACATCGAAGTCAGCCACGCCAACGCCGAAAAGGTCCCCGACGACTATCGCCGCCGCCAGACGCTGAAGAACGCCGAGCGTTACATCACGCCCGAGCTGAAGGCCTTCGAAGACAAGGCGCTATCGGCGCAGGAACGTGCGCTGGCGCGCGAAAAAATGCTCTACGAGGCCTTGCTCGAACAGCTTGCGACGCATATCGGCACATTCCAGCGCATCGCCCGCGCCCTTGCCTGCCTCGATGGCCTCGCCGCCTTCGGGGACGCCGCGTCCCGCTACGGATACGTTCGGCCTGAGTTTTCCGACCAGCCCGGCATGGAAATCATCGCCGGCCGCCATCCTGTGGTCGAACGCCAGGTCGAGAACTTCATCCCGAACGACTGCCGGCTCTCGCCGACGCGGCGGATGCTGATGATCACCGGCCCGAACATGGGCGGTAAGTCGACCTTCATGCGCCAGGTCGCGCTGATCGCGTTGCTGGCGCACGTCGGCGCCTTCGTGCCCGCCCGTTCGGCGCGCATCGGTCCGCTCGACGCGATCTTCACGCGGATCGGCGCATCGGACGATCTCGCATCCGGCCGCTCGACCTTCATGGTCGAGATGACTGAAGCATCGGCGATCCTCCATGGTGCGACCGAGCAAAGCCTCGTGCTGATGGACGAGATCGGACGCGGCACCTCGACCTTCGACGGCCTCGCGCTCGCCTTCGCCATCGCCCGCCATCTGCTCGACAAGAACCGCTGCCAGACGCTGTTTTCGACCCATTATTTCGAGCTGACCCGGCTCAACGGCGACTATCCGGAATGCGCGAACGTCCACCTCGATGCCGTCGAACACGCGCATCGGATCGTGTTCCTGCATGCGCTCGAGGAGGGCCCGGCGAGCCAGAGCTACGGGATCGAAGTGGCCGCGCTTGCGGGTATTCCCGGCGCTGTGATCCGCGACGCCAAGCGCCGCCTCCGCGCCCTCGAAAACCGCGAAGTCGGCGCCGGACCGCAGCCGGATCTGTTCGCCGCCTTGCCCGAGCCCGAGGACGAGAAGCTCTCCCACCCGGTGCTCACGGCGCTCGCCGGCATCGACCCGGACAGCCTGAGCCCGCGCGAGGCGCTTGAGCACCTGTACAGCCTGAAGCGGATGGCGTCATGA
- a CDS encoding MCP four helix bundle domain-containing protein, which yields MSIRNKLILGFSVLLAFIVLQGATSFFYGSRTYSLVDAAINRNFVASTEISELLASAQQLRRQEKDYLIYAGDVEGRNNVLQDWNATHARLLAQLQAMISNNRGVYSAADSSEFNRWKAALDEYHEQFAHVTEGFSYDVQMLDQGQGNGSAVTYNKAVHANEELRKTVDRFNTDLIEGATRMARARADESADAYRRIRGNFEMVDYLNAALALAGLILAAALLLTIPGSITRPLQSLIESADKMSLGDLGKKFDAGGVRDFEKLAASLERMRVTMEAMIVRLKARSR from the coding sequence ATGTCCATCCGCAATAAACTGATCCTCGGTTTTTCGGTTCTGCTCGCGTTCATCGTGTTGCAGGGCGCAACCAGTTTCTTCTACGGCTCGCGCACCTATTCACTGGTCGATGCCGCAATCAACCGCAACTTCGTCGCCTCGACGGAAATTTCCGAGTTGCTGGCGTCGGCGCAACAGTTGCGCCGCCAGGAAAAGGACTACCTGATCTACGCCGGCGACGTCGAAGGGCGCAACAACGTGCTACAGGACTGGAATGCAACGCACGCTCGGCTGCTCGCACAGCTGCAGGCGATGATCAGCAACAACCGTGGGGTGTATTCGGCGGCCGACAGCAGCGAATTTAACCGCTGGAAGGCTGCGCTCGATGAGTACCACGAGCAGTTCGCGCACGTCACCGAAGGGTTTAGCTATGATGTTCAGATGCTGGACCAGGGGCAGGGCAACGGCAGCGCCGTGACCTACAACAAGGCAGTTCATGCCAATGAAGAACTGCGCAAGACGGTGGATCGCTTCAACACCGACCTGATCGAAGGGGCCACCCGCATGGCACGTGCCCGCGCTGACGAATCGGCCGATGCATATCGGCGCATTCGCGGGAACTTCGAGATGGTGGACTACCTGAACGCCGCGCTCGCGCTGGCCGGCCTGATCCTCGCGGCCGCGCTGCTGCTGACGATCCCCGGTTCCATCACCCGGCCCTTGCAGTCGCTGATCGAATCTGCCGACAAGATGAGTCTTGGCGATCTCGGAAAGAAATTCGATGCGGGTGGCGTTCGCGATTTCGAAAAGCTAGCCGCTTCGCTGGAGCGCATGCGCGTGACGATGGAAGCCATGATCGTCCGCCTCAAAGCGCGCTCGCGTTGA
- a CDS encoding YceI family protein has product MRFNARRLVLAIAIGVATASAFAQQTVTKPITAAANTATTRNVAKTMIDAPVPGNYVIDIAHSHALFFISHLGVSRFTGRFDDIKGAFVVGQRPSESLVNATIPVSSVNTKHQKLEDHLKSPDFFDASQFPNMAFESTRVSWNKNGEGVLSGNLTIHGITKPIDFALKVTGAGKGPRGDTRAGFEANATIKRSEFGMMYGLPRVVGDSVEIALSIEGVLQQ; this is encoded by the coding sequence ATGCGCTTCAATGCCCGCCGGCTCGTGCTCGCAATCGCCATCGGCGTAGCGACGGCGTCCGCCTTCGCCCAGCAAACGGTGACCAAGCCGATCACTGCCGCCGCAAACACGGCGACGACCCGCAACGTCGCGAAGACGATGATCGACGCGCCGGTTCCCGGCAACTACGTCATCGACATCGCCCATTCGCACGCGCTCTTCTTCATCTCCCACCTCGGGGTCAGCCGCTTCACGGGCCGCTTCGACGATATCAAGGGGGCTTTCGTCGTCGGACAGCGTCCGTCCGAGAGCCTGGTGAATGCCACGATTCCCGTCTCCAGCGTCAATACCAAGCACCAGAAGCTTGAAGATCACCTGAAGAGCCCAGACTTCTTCGACGCTTCGCAATTTCCGAATATGGCGTTCGAATCGACCCGGGTGAGTTGGAACAAGAACGGCGAGGGCGTCCTGTCGGGCAACCTCACGATCCACGGCATTACCAAGCCGATCGATTTTGCGCTGAAGGTGACCGGGGCGGGTAAGGGACCGCGCGGCGATACGCGTGCCGGATTCGAAGCCAATGCGACGATCAAGCGTAGCGAATTCGGGATGATGTATGGTCTGCCGCGGGTCGTCGGCGACTCGGTCGAGATCGCTCTGTCAATCGAAGGCGTGCTGCAACAGTAA
- a CDS encoding thioredoxin domain-containing protein → MNQKYLFGIVAAMMVVAFIAAAMFHGSGKGGGKASQPVANAAALVREQAPSLGASDARVHIVEFFDPACETCREFYPFVKKLMAAAPARVRLTMRYAPFHDGSDQLVRMLEAARLQGKFWETLEAMYGSQANWTDGHRARPEVAWNYIGGVGLDIEKLKADMSSAPVEAAIRQDMHDAQMLNVTMTPEFFVNGRPMPSFGYDQLKGLVAEELKAAY, encoded by the coding sequence ATGAACCAGAAGTATCTCTTCGGTATCGTCGCTGCCATGATGGTCGTGGCGTTCATCGCCGCCGCGATGTTTCACGGCAGCGGCAAGGGAGGTGGCAAGGCATCACAGCCCGTCGCCAACGCTGCCGCGCTCGTCCGCGAGCAGGCGCCGAGCCTCGGTGCGTCAGACGCGCGCGTGCACATCGTCGAATTCTTCGATCCTGCTTGCGAGACGTGCCGAGAGTTCTATCCTTTCGTGAAAAAACTGATGGCAGCCGCTCCCGCCCGCGTGCGTCTTACGATGCGCTACGCGCCGTTCCACGATGGTTCCGACCAGTTGGTCAGGATGCTCGAAGCGGCACGATTGCAAGGGAAGTTCTGGGAGACCCTGGAGGCGATGTACGGATCGCAGGCAAACTGGACCGACGGTCATCGTGCGCGACCGGAAGTCGCTTGGAACTACATCGGGGGTGTGGGGCTGGACATCGAAAAACTCAAGGCCGACATGAGCAGCGCACCGGTCGAAGCGGCAATTCGTCAAGATATGCACGATGCCCAGATGCTCAACGTGACGATGACCCCGGAGTTCTTCGTCAACGGACGCCCGATGCCCAGTTTCGGCTACGACCAGCTGAAAGGCTTGGTCGCCGAAGAATTGAAAGCGGCGTATTGA